From Clostridia bacterium:
CGTGGAATTAAGCGAATATCCCTTTACCGGAAATTCCGCGTCCATGGGAAGATACGCCTCCCACTCAAGCGCCTTTGTCCCCTCGAACAGCTCGTCGAAGGTGGTCGCTTCAAATTCGCCCACAACTATTTGTATGCGCTCCGCAAATCGTGAGAACACGTTTGCGCGCGCCATGTCAAGTTCATTTCCGAAAAATACGACGCGCCCGTTTTGGGGCTGTGTTTCAAGTCCCAGTCTTTTAAGCTCCTCGGATAAAAGCCCCTCGAGCCCGAAAAGGCACGGCGCAGACATTTTTAGATCTCTCATGGCCGCTCTTATGCCGTTCTGCGCGGCGAATCAAACAGACGTTCCGCGTGCTTCTGGGGCGTCCAATCCACGGGAAGCTCACCTGTGCGCTTCATGTCCTCCATTCCCCATGCGATCATCTGATCGATTATCGGAAGAAGCGTTCTTCCCTTAGGCGTAAGCGTATAATCAACCTTCGGCGGTATCTGCTGATAGTCGTGGCGTTCTATAAGGCCGTCGCTTTGAAGCTCCTTGAGCTGGTCGCTTAAAACCTTGTCCGTTATATTGCCCAGCGCGCGTTTTATCTCGCTTGTGCGGAGCGAACGGTATTTTAAAAAGCTCAAAATCCTTGCCTTCCACTTGCCGCCGATAATATCAAGCGTATGCTTTACAGGACATTTGATCGGCGTATCCATGTATTTACTCACTTTAAAGCCTCCTTTATACATAAAAGCAACTCATTATTATATATATGCTTGCAGAATGCATCTCTTCTTTATATAATGAAGTTATAATATTATAAATATTGTAAACGATTTATACTTACTAAATAGTAATTACTTGATTTTTAGCCCGTTTATTGCTACAATATCGTTGAATTACCGGGAAGTTCTGTACTTTCGTTTTTGAGAGTACTTAGTAAATTTCAATACATAGTATACAATATGCGGTCAAACAGAGTCAATATTATAAATGTAAAAAAATTTTTAAGGAGGATGCGTATAAATGGCAAATCCGATAATAACCATCAAGTTTGAGGACGAAAGAGAGATAAAAGTTGAGCTTTATCCCGAACGCGCGCCTTTCAACGTGCAGTTTCTGCTTGGCGGCATAGAAACATACGAATACGAATGGGTGCCCGTTCATTCCGCTATAAAGGACGCGGCGATAGCCATCGGCTTTTTTGACAAGAACGGCTACGGACGCGGATACGGCGAGGAAGTTGAGGAGCTTTTCAGAGAAGACGTAGACGATTACGACAATATCGGCTCCAAGGAGATATATCCCCATGAATGCGGAACGTTCGCGCTCGTTGAGCCGCGCCTTCCCGAAACGTGGCGTCAGCAGGTTGCCGTTATCCTCACCGATAAGCCCATAACCACGCCGAACGGATCGCCCGTTATACTTCGTCCCATAGGCAAGGTGATAGAGGGGCTTGAAATAGCGCGCGAGATGTCTCAGGTGGAGACCGACGAATACCTCACGCCTAAGAAAACGATAATGGTGAAGAACTTATATCCGGAGGGAGGACTAAAATGGAGCAGCGCCCGCGCATAACGCTGCACCTCGAACGAGGCGGCGATATAACGATAGAGCTTTTTTGCGACAAGACGCCCTCATCGGCGTCCAAGGTGCTTACGGCGTTTTCGGAAAGCTATTACGACGGGCTGTCGTTTCACACGTGTGCGCGCGATGAATACTTACAGTTCGGATATTACGATCTGAACGGCTACGGGGTGTATGCCGCCGACGTTGACGAAGCTGACGCCGACTCGGACGGCGCCGACGCGGAGCTTCCCTACAGGGAAGGTTCTCTCGCGCTTATAACGTCGAAATATCCTTATCTTGCAAAGATGCAGCTTGCGTTCCTTCTTACGGACAAGCCGATCTTCTCCGGCGGACACGAGATACTTTTTAAAACGATAGGCCGCGTGACGGACGGATACGACCATATAAAAAGCATTTCTCAATGCAGTGTGGACGAGGATCTCTCCCCCGTCGTGCCTATAGTAGTAAAAAACGCAACGATTAAAAAATAAATAAATTTAAAAATAAACAAGGGGGTCAATCATGTTATTTTCCGAATACAAATTAAAGGGCGTTACCGCCAAGAACCGCATCGTTTTCCCGCCCGTTGTCTGCATGAACTGGACGGACAACAACCGCGTTACCGAAAAGAACGTGGAGCATTACAGGAATGTGGCAAAGGGCGGCGCGGGCCTTATAATAACCGAAGCCATCTGCGTTGAGCCTACGGCAAAGCTCCATCCCACGCAGATAGCCGCATGGGACGACGAGTCGATAGAGGGGCTTTCAAAGATAGCGAAGGCCGTTCACGACGAGGGACTTGGCATTATAGCGCAGATACATCACGGCGGCATACAGTCCGTTCCCGGCCCGAAGAAGGTGCCCTCGGACATCACCGCCACGCTTTACGGAAAGCCGGTAGACGGTATCGGCATGACGAAGGAGGAAATAAAGAAGGTGGAGCAGCAGTTCGTGGATACGGCGATACGCTGCAAAAAGGCGGGCATGGACGGCGTTGAGCTTCACGGCGCGCATACTTATTTACTCAGCTACTTCCTCTCCGACAACACGAACAAGCGCACCGACGAATACGGCGGCAGCGTTGAGAACCGCGCGCGCCTTGCACTCGATATAATGAAGCGCGTCCGCAAGGAATGCGGCGACGACTTTATCATAGGCATACGCTACGGCGGCGCCATGACCTCTCTTGAGGACGGCATCGCGGCCGCAAAGATGTTCGAGGCGGCAGGCTGCGACTACCTGCACGTTTCCTACGGCGCGTCGCCGAGAGAGCAGGTGCCCGTACCGGAGGAATA
This genomic window contains:
- a CDS encoding peptidylprolyl isomerase, with the protein product MEQRPRITLHLERGGDITIELFCDKTPSSASKVLTAFSESYYDGLSFHTCARDEYLQFGYYDLNGYGVYAADVDEADADSDGADAELPYREGSLALITSKYPYLAKMQLAFLLTDKPIFSGGHEILFKTIGRVTDGYDHIKSISQCSVDEDLSPVVPIVVKNATIKK
- a CDS encoding peptidylprolyl isomerase; the encoded protein is MANPIITIKFEDEREIKVELYPERAPFNVQFLLGGIETYEYEWVPVHSAIKDAAIAIGFFDKNGYGRGYGEEVEELFREDVDDYDNIGSKEIYPHECGTFALVEPRLPETWRQQVAVILTDKPITTPNGSPVILRPIGKVIEGLEIAREMSQVETDEYLTPKKTIMVKNLYPEGGLKWSSARA
- a CDS encoding NADH:flavin oxidoreductase; its protein translation is MLFSEYKLKGVTAKNRIVFPPVVCMNWTDNNRVTEKNVEHYRNVAKGGAGLIITEAICVEPTAKLHPTQIAAWDDESIEGLSKIAKAVHDEGLGIIAQIHHGGIQSVPGPKKVPSDITATLYGKPVDGIGMTKEEIKKVEQQFVDTAIRCKKAGMDGVELHGAHTYLLSYFLSDNTNKRTDEYGGSVENRARLALDIMKRVRKECGDDFIIGIRYGGAMTSLEDGIAAAKMFEAAGCDYLHVSYGASPREQVPVPEEYSEWNSMIYTAIMIKKEVNIPVIAVNNIDTAERAHKLVDSGMVDFVALARPILADYEWPNKIKAGIEPNPCFHCKPACRWFMGALDNCPARKAAAKKQA
- a CDS encoding helix-turn-helix transcriptional regulator gives rise to the protein MDTPIKCPVKHTLDIIGGKWKARILSFLKYRSLRTSEIKRALGNITDKVLSDQLKELQSDGLIERHDYQQIPPKVDYTLTPKGRTLLPIIDQMIAWGMEDMKRTGELPVDWTPQKHAERLFDSPRRTA